In Phaseolus vulgaris cultivar G19833 chromosome 7, P. vulgaris v2.0, whole genome shotgun sequence, the genomic stretch GAGAATAGAGATGAAGGGGTAGATATCAGAGAGAATATGATACAGATTCTTTTGTTTTGTGACATTAAAAAACCTTAGACTGTAACTGCAATAACAAGAGAAGCATCAAAACTACAATTAAATTGGACTCATTCGACTTCCGCGATCTCATCCAAAGCATAGTTGTTTGTTGATACATTGGCATAGTTGACTTTGTTGAATCGAACCACAACAGGGTAGCGAGTGTTGGGGTCCTGCACAACAAACACAAACCAGTAAAACATGCATAGTGCATTAGATAGTAGAAATATGAGAGGGAATCATTGCCTTAGAGTGAGTTTAggggcactaacctgatcaacAGCAACAACAGAGCCAGTTCCTTTGTACCAATAGGATTCCTTCCTAAGAATCTTCACCTGTTGATtgcaaacaaaaattacaaactaaCACTCTTGCTTCACAACTACTTCACTACGAATTTCAACTTTCTAACTATTTAATTAACAACAGTGTCcaataaataaaactaacaaTATTCATCACTGTCCTTTGTTCCTACATAGTCTCAAGATACATGTTACAACTTAGTCTCTactgaaaatttattgaaaattataaaattgtgaAGATCTCATTTCTTATTTCACAAATCCCATCTATCAATCTCAATCAATAGTAAAATGAATGTTGAAAAGGGTATGTTCAAGAATATGGTGCTACCATGCTCCTCCAGAATTCCCCTTCtctccatatatatatatatatatatatatatatattttcaacaAGAAACTAACTACTTTGATACACTTAAGGTCATGGATAATACACATAAGCTTAGAGTTGAACCAGATAACACAAACGAGTTTGTAGTTTGCGAAAATCCAAATTCCCAATATAAATCTTTGCTAGCAAGAAAGAGAATGGAAATAATAGGTCGACAAGTTTATACATATTGGCATTAAAAAAACATTCTGTCTAACTAATTCAGTACATTTATCGGATTTTTTCTGTTATCAATCCAATTCTAGAGGGATGGTCAGAAACAATGAACAACTAAGGGTCATGTTCAAAGGTTGGAAGTGACTTAGCACAAGATGAGGAAAAGCATAACTAGAAACAAGTTGAAGGGTGGGGGTAACTGACCTTAGCACCTCTCTTGGGGCCAATAGGGGGTGGCTTTGGTTTTGCTTCAGCTTCAGGAGGGGGAGTGGCGGTTGCAGGTGCGGGTGCAGCCTCATCTGAGGCCCTTACAACAAGCCTAGAAGCATTGTTTTTTGAGGGGAACATGATGAGCCTTGAAGGGGTAGAGTTTGTGGTGGCAGCTGCAACAACATTAAGAGACA encodes the following:
- the LOC137828977 gene encoding photosystem I reaction center subunit IV B, chloroplastic-like — encoded protein: MASAASGFVLSLNVVAAATTNSTPSRLIMFPSKNNASRLVVRASDEAAPAPATATPPPEAEAKPKPPPIGPKRGAKVKILRKESYWYKGTGSVVAVDQDPNTRYPVVVRFNKVNYANVSTNNYALDEIAEVE